From Musa acuminata AAA Group cultivar baxijiao chromosome BXJ3-8, Cavendish_Baxijiao_AAA, whole genome shotgun sequence, one genomic window encodes:
- the LOC135645857 gene encoding E3 ubiquitin-protein ligase PRT1-like isoform X3 → MMKSVRLFSAAYASCGHISCFWCVHKAMHGLRASHCAICRQPYVHFPSICQLLHFLLLKLEPVAYKRREMEILVEEKAADVYSPQFADQLELEKLHFDAFKGNGSSSKKFNDCRSGDFERSDLSENCLDHTIKRNISVDDVSCSLCKEMLYQPAVLNCGHVYCVSCLSDLSGEHLRCQVCQSFHPGEFPNICLDLDHFLEERFPREYAVRREQVQHKKAQCQHVNPSPNAVRKQKPMAQVPSGGMDLWLKEDVSDVHVGVGCDSCGIYPIIGKRYKCKDCKEAIGFDLCEACYNSTSKLPGRFNQQHTPDHAFELDESQMLRNILMQRDNQFDIPQQGLEVIYVPSDDDLHDHENHGDEGSGGEEELR, encoded by the exons ATGATGAAGTCAGTTCGCCTTTTCAGTGCTGCGTATGCTT CATGTGGACATATATCTTGCTTTTGGTGTGTGCACAAAGCCATGCATGGGTTGCGAGCATCACATTGTGCTATTTGTAGGCAGCCTTATGTTCATTTTCCTAGTATTTGCCAATTACTCCATTTCTTGCTATTAAAACTTGAACCTGTGGCTTATAAGAGGAGGGAAATGGAAATTCTAG TGGAAGAAAAGGCTGCTGATGTGTACTCACCTCAGTTTGCAGATCAGTTAGAGTTGGAGAAACTTCATTTTG ATGCATTTAAAGGTAATGGGAGTTCTAGCAAAAAATTTAATGATTGCAGAAGTGGAGATTTTGAACGCTCAGATCTGTCAGAAAATTGCCTTGATCATACCATAAAAAGGAATATATCTGTGGATGATGTATCTTGTTCTTTGTGCAAGGAAATGTTGTATCAGCCTGCAGTTCTTAATTGTGGACATG TATATTGTGTGTCTTGCCTATCTGACTTGAGTGGAGAACATCTTCGATGTCAAGTTTGTCAAAGTTTTCATCCTGGTGAATTTCCAAATATTTGCTTGGATCTGGATCATTTTCTCGAAGAAAGATTCCCGAGAGAGTATGCAGTGAGAAGAGAACAAGTGCAGCATAAGAAAGCCCAATGCCAACATGTGAATCCCTCACCAA ATGCTGTACGAAAACAAAAACCGATGGCACAGGTACCATCCGGAGGCATGGATTTATGGCTTAAGGAAGACGTGTCCGATGTTCATGTAGGAGTTGGGTGTGATTCATGTGGG ATATATCCAATTATTGGAAAAAGATACAAGTGTAAAGATTGCAAGGAAGCAATCGGCTTTGACCTATGTGAAGCATGCTACAATTCCACATCAAAACTCCCCGGCAGGTTCAATCAGCAGCACACGCCTGACCATGCGTTTGAGCTTGATGAGTCACAGATGTTACGTAACATATTGATGCAGAGAGACAACCAGTTTGACATTCCTCAACAAGGTCTGGAAGTAATCTATGTCCCCAGTGATGATGATCTGCATGACCATGAAAATCATGGCGACGAAGGGAGCGGGGGTGAGGAGGAGTTGAGATAA
- the LOC135645857 gene encoding E3 ubiquitin-protein ligase PRT1-like isoform X1, with amino-acid sequence MSDAEEAKATGSSPSAAYPMAVDSLDDEVSSPFQCCVCLDILYKPVVLACGHISCFWCVHKAMHGLRASHCAICRQPYVHFPSICQLLHFLLLKLEPVAYKRREMEILVEEKAADVYSPQFADQLELEKLHFDAFKGNGSSSKKFNDCRSGDFERSDLSENCLDHTIKRNISVDDVSCSLCKEMLYQPAVLNCGHVYCVSCLSDLSGEHLRCQVCQSFHPGEFPNICLDLDHFLEERFPREYAVRREQVQHKKAQCQHVNPSPNAVRKQKPMAQVPSGGMDLWLKEDVSDVHVGVGCDSCGIYPIIGKRYKCKDCKEAIGFDLCEACYNSTSKLPGRFNQQHTPDHAFELDESQMLRNILMQRDNQFDIPQQGLEVIYVPSDDDLHDHENHGDEGSGGEEELR; translated from the exons ATGTCCGACGCCGAAGAGGCGAAAGCCACCGGTTCATCGCCTTCGGCGGCGTATCCGATGGCAGTCGATAGCCTCGATGATGAAGTCAGTTCGCCTTTTCAGTGCTGCGTATGCTT GGATATCCTCTACAAACCTGTCGTTCTTG CATGTGGACATATATCTTGCTTTTGGTGTGTGCACAAAGCCATGCATGGGTTGCGAGCATCACATTGTGCTATTTGTAGGCAGCCTTATGTTCATTTTCCTAGTATTTGCCAATTACTCCATTTCTTGCTATTAAAACTTGAACCTGTGGCTTATAAGAGGAGGGAAATGGAAATTCTAG TGGAAGAAAAGGCTGCTGATGTGTACTCACCTCAGTTTGCAGATCAGTTAGAGTTGGAGAAACTTCATTTTG ATGCATTTAAAGGTAATGGGAGTTCTAGCAAAAAATTTAATGATTGCAGAAGTGGAGATTTTGAACGCTCAGATCTGTCAGAAAATTGCCTTGATCATACCATAAAAAGGAATATATCTGTGGATGATGTATCTTGTTCTTTGTGCAAGGAAATGTTGTATCAGCCTGCAGTTCTTAATTGTGGACATG TATATTGTGTGTCTTGCCTATCTGACTTGAGTGGAGAACATCTTCGATGTCAAGTTTGTCAAAGTTTTCATCCTGGTGAATTTCCAAATATTTGCTTGGATCTGGATCATTTTCTCGAAGAAAGATTCCCGAGAGAGTATGCAGTGAGAAGAGAACAAGTGCAGCATAAGAAAGCCCAATGCCAACATGTGAATCCCTCACCAA ATGCTGTACGAAAACAAAAACCGATGGCACAGGTACCATCCGGAGGCATGGATTTATGGCTTAAGGAAGACGTGTCCGATGTTCATGTAGGAGTTGGGTGTGATTCATGTGGG ATATATCCAATTATTGGAAAAAGATACAAGTGTAAAGATTGCAAGGAAGCAATCGGCTTTGACCTATGTGAAGCATGCTACAATTCCACATCAAAACTCCCCGGCAGGTTCAATCAGCAGCACACGCCTGACCATGCGTTTGAGCTTGATGAGTCACAGATGTTACGTAACATATTGATGCAGAGAGACAACCAGTTTGACATTCCTCAACAAGGTCTGGAAGTAATCTATGTCCCCAGTGATGATGATCTGCATGACCATGAAAATCATGGCGACGAAGGGAGCGGGGGTGAGGAGGAGTTGAGATAA
- the LOC135645857 gene encoding E3 ubiquitin-protein ligase PRT1-like isoform X2, with the protein MSDAEEAKATGSSPSAAYPMAVDSLDDEVSSPFQCCVCLDILYKPVVLACGHISCFWCVHKAMHGLRASHCAICRQPYVHFPSICQLLHFLLLKLEPVAYKRREMEILVEEKAADVYSPQFADQLELEKLHFGNGSSSKKFNDCRSGDFERSDLSENCLDHTIKRNISVDDVSCSLCKEMLYQPAVLNCGHVYCVSCLSDLSGEHLRCQVCQSFHPGEFPNICLDLDHFLEERFPREYAVRREQVQHKKAQCQHVNPSPNAVRKQKPMAQVPSGGMDLWLKEDVSDVHVGVGCDSCGIYPIIGKRYKCKDCKEAIGFDLCEACYNSTSKLPGRFNQQHTPDHAFELDESQMLRNILMQRDNQFDIPQQGLEVIYVPSDDDLHDHENHGDEGSGGEEELR; encoded by the exons ATGTCCGACGCCGAAGAGGCGAAAGCCACCGGTTCATCGCCTTCGGCGGCGTATCCGATGGCAGTCGATAGCCTCGATGATGAAGTCAGTTCGCCTTTTCAGTGCTGCGTATGCTT GGATATCCTCTACAAACCTGTCGTTCTTG CATGTGGACATATATCTTGCTTTTGGTGTGTGCACAAAGCCATGCATGGGTTGCGAGCATCACATTGTGCTATTTGTAGGCAGCCTTATGTTCATTTTCCTAGTATTTGCCAATTACTCCATTTCTTGCTATTAAAACTTGAACCTGTGGCTTATAAGAGGAGGGAAATGGAAATTCTAG TGGAAGAAAAGGCTGCTGATGTGTACTCACCTCAGTTTGCAGATCAGTTAGAGTTGGAGAAACTTCATTTTG GTAATGGGAGTTCTAGCAAAAAATTTAATGATTGCAGAAGTGGAGATTTTGAACGCTCAGATCTGTCAGAAAATTGCCTTGATCATACCATAAAAAGGAATATATCTGTGGATGATGTATCTTGTTCTTTGTGCAAGGAAATGTTGTATCAGCCTGCAGTTCTTAATTGTGGACATG TATATTGTGTGTCTTGCCTATCTGACTTGAGTGGAGAACATCTTCGATGTCAAGTTTGTCAAAGTTTTCATCCTGGTGAATTTCCAAATATTTGCTTGGATCTGGATCATTTTCTCGAAGAAAGATTCCCGAGAGAGTATGCAGTGAGAAGAGAACAAGTGCAGCATAAGAAAGCCCAATGCCAACATGTGAATCCCTCACCAA ATGCTGTACGAAAACAAAAACCGATGGCACAGGTACCATCCGGAGGCATGGATTTATGGCTTAAGGAAGACGTGTCCGATGTTCATGTAGGAGTTGGGTGTGATTCATGTGGG ATATATCCAATTATTGGAAAAAGATACAAGTGTAAAGATTGCAAGGAAGCAATCGGCTTTGACCTATGTGAAGCATGCTACAATTCCACATCAAAACTCCCCGGCAGGTTCAATCAGCAGCACACGCCTGACCATGCGTTTGAGCTTGATGAGTCACAGATGTTACGTAACATATTGATGCAGAGAGACAACCAGTTTGACATTCCTCAACAAGGTCTGGAAGTAATCTATGTCCCCAGTGATGATGATCTGCATGACCATGAAAATCATGGCGACGAAGGGAGCGGGGGTGAGGAGGAGTTGAGATAA